The following are from one region of the Halarcobacter sp. genome:
- a CDS encoding phage minor head protein, translated as MVRFDFNLEPKEAVEYLKNKGYKLSFDYTDVSKEAHHKAFTVAKMTSLDLLTDVHQALLKAMKNGTGFDEFQKNIQPTLEKKGWWGLKDIVNPSTGEVKTINIGSSRLRTIYETNMRTAYNVAREQQMDKLPLSVYRRYVSALLENTRDSHRALHGIIKHKDDEFWVLNSPPNDFNCKCRKQAVSKREMKKQGWSITEGKLEDIASDEFAYDIAEHKYKLDNLYFQKVQALRCQQKAFAKNKKVLCPFEETIKENYKSDMLSLRPSKQEWDKFVDDSLDKSIKNHQSVYLGFLTMVKGLEKYLDKTPPKSDLILADTGTIRNLRAKGADNSNAQNPKNVLTIDQIKELHTKIHIPDEIYDDGDILLIYDIDKGKSKLVIKIDYESKKYIYNDIYSGQVYDDVGSLKYNVLKDAKKIK; from the coding sequence ATGGTTAGATTTGATTTTAATCTAGAACCAAAAGAGGCTGTTGAGTACCTAAAAAACAAAGGGTATAAACTAAGCTTTGATTATACAGATGTTAGCAAAGAGGCACACCACAAAGCTTTTACAGTAGCTAAAATGACAAGTTTAGATTTATTAACAGATGTACACCAAGCACTTTTAAAAGCTATGAAAAATGGTACAGGTTTCGATGAGTTTCAAAAAAACATCCAACCAACCTTAGAAAAAAAAGGTTGGTGGGGATTAAAAGATATAGTTAATCCTAGTACAGGAGAGGTCAAAACTATAAATATAGGTTCAAGTAGACTAAGAACCATCTATGAAACTAACATGAGAACTGCTTACAATGTAGCTAGAGAGCAACAAATGGATAAGTTACCTTTGTCTGTTTATAGAAGATATGTTTCAGCCTTATTAGAAAATACTAGAGATTCACATAGAGCTTTACATGGAATCATAAAACATAAAGATGATGAGTTCTGGGTTCTAAACTCACCACCAAATGATTTTAACTGCAAGTGTAGAAAACAAGCTGTTAGTAAAAGGGAAATGAAAAAGCAAGGCTGGAGCATAACAGAAGGTAAACTAGAGGATATCGCTTCAGATGAATTTGCATACGATATAGCAGAACATAAATATAAACTTGACAATCTATACTTCCAAAAGGTACAAGCCTTAAGATGTCAGCAAAAAGCTTTTGCAAAAAACAAAAAGGTTTTATGCCCTTTTGAGGAGACTATAAAAGAAAATTATAAAAGTGATATGCTAAGTTTAAGACCTAGCAAACAAGAGTGGGATAAATTTGTAGATGATAGTTTAGATAAAAGTATTAAAAACCACCAATCCGTATATTTGGGTTTTTTAACGATGGTTAAAGGTTTAGAAAAATACTTAGATAAGACCCCTCCAAAAAGTGATTTAATACTTGCTGATACAGGAACTATAAGAAATCTAAGAGCAAAGGGTGCAGATAACTCTAATGCACAAAATCCTAAAAATGTTTTAACAATAGATCAAATAAAAGAACTACACACTAAGATACATATTCCAGATGAGATTTATGATGATGGAGATATATTATTAATTTATGATATAGATAAAGGGAAAAGCAAATTAGTAATAAAAATTGATTATGAGTCGAAAAAATATATTTATAATGATATTTATTCAGGTCAAGTTTATGATGATGTTGGAAGTCTTAAATACAACGTTTTAAAAGATGCAAAAAAGATAAAATAG
- a CDS encoding Mor transcription activator family protein gives MSAITNLDLFEEFFKFIKKDDTDLEAVIKEFGGTTYYIPSYKTTLRNEEILKEYKKCVGEIGLTKKLSKKYNLTERQIQDITKEARQASSLF, from the coding sequence GTGTCTGCAATTACTAATCTTGACTTATTTGAAGAGTTTTTTAAGTTTATAAAAAAAGATGATACTGATTTAGAAGCTGTAATCAAAGAGTTTGGTGGCACTACTTACTATATACCTTCTTATAAAACAACTCTTAGAAATGAAGAAATTTTAAAGGAGTATAAAAAATGTGTTGGAGAAATAGGTCTAACAAAAAAATTATCAAAAAAATATAACTTAACAGAAAGGCAAATTCAGGATATAACAAAAGAAGCTAGACAAGCTTCTAGCTTATTTTAA
- a CDS encoding phage virion morphogenesis protein yields MQINTTGLDDLQAKLINIQEKIENTQPLMGELSNHLENIVLNSFEKQMSPDGKPWSPIKARKTDPHPEKILYSSGNLQGSLYSKATKDSAIVGLNAVSNSFQYPLTHQFGTDKAGRNKKVTIVARPFMPVDAEGKVYAGVEDELLELVEDYIEEFLI; encoded by the coding sequence ATGCAAATAAACACTACAGGACTTGACGACCTACAAGCAAAACTTATCAACATACAAGAAAAGATTGAGAACACACAGCCACTTATGGGTGAGTTGTCAAATCATCTTGAAAATATAGTTTTAAATAGTTTTGAAAAACAGATGTCTCCAGATGGTAAACCTTGGAGTCCTATTAAAGCAAGAAAAACAGATCCACACCCAGAGAAGATACTGTATTCTTCAGGGAATTTGCAAGGAAGCTTATATTCAAAAGCCACAAAAGATTCAGCTATAGTTGGACTAAATGCTGTGTCAAATAGTTTTCAATACCCACTAACACATCAATTTGGAACAGATAAAGCAGGAAGAAATAAGAAAGTTACGATAGTAGCACGTCCATTTATGCCTGTTGATGCAGAGGGAAAAGTATATGCTGGAGTAGAAGATGAGTTATTAGAGCTAGTAGAAGACTATATTGAAGAGTTTTTGATATAA